taagaaatattaagaaaatttgatggaaaaaagttagggAAATATAAGTCTTACTtgcatatactccctccgtcccttaaatattgtcacactttgattggatacgggttttaagaaatgtaatggaagtaagttgaaaaagttgataggatgtgggtcctacttttaaagtattagttttataataaaatgtgagtgataggttagtggaatgtggggtccactaccaaaagtggtaaaaaagttaaatgtgacaaattttgtgggacagaggaaaatagaaaaatgtgacaaaatttcagggacggagggagtattagttttaaatgaaatgtgagtagaatgagttattGTAATGTGataccctattaccatttatagtaaaatggaACCTGGACTCCAGTTTGcagacagactaaaatgaaaaaaatgggactcctattcacagACAGAGAATGTATAACAcaacaatatatatgtgtgaaaataaaatgtgaaataaacaaaaataccatTAGCAGAGCTTTGATATTCTTGTAGTTGAAATCAAAAGTGAAAGATTTCTCCTCTTTAAGTTGTAGCAATAAATCAACCAtatccttctccttctccttcctATTTGGATCAAGATGATCATCAATGAGCTCTTGATAGAACTCATCCAAATTCTTGTAAGTCGTCTCCACCCATTCTGCATATCCATTGAGCCTATCCACCCAACTCAACGAAGGATAGAAATCCGACACAGATAGAGACGCCATCACAGCTTGAGCCTCTCTCAGAATCTCACCAAACCTTTGTTGCTTCGATTCGTCATATTCGTATCCTCTCCCAAAGGCAATTCTGCATATCAAATTGCTGCCAAGAGAGAGAGCCATCTCACTCAAATTCACAACCCCTTCACTCTCACCGTCGCAGATCCTCGATATCTTGGCGATCATACGAGATACCTCCTCGTCGCGGATGGACCGAAATGTATGGATCTTCTTGAGGCTGAGGAGATGAACCGATGTGATCTTCCTCATCTCCCTCCAGTAATGTCCGTAGGGAGCGAACGCGATGTCCATGCTACCGTAAGAGAGCTTCTGCTGCCCGAGAAACTTAGGCCTGCTGCAGAATGATAAATCCTGTGTTTTCAAGACTTGTTCTGCTAATTTGGGGGAAGAGACAACGACGACTGGGATGGAGCCGAGTTTGAGGTGGATAATGGGGCCGTGTTTCTTGGAGAGTTTCGTTAGATATGGTGGGAGGTTACCGGCCGCCAGGAACTGGTGGAGGTTACCGATGAACGGGAGGCGTGGCGGGCCGGGCGGAGATTTggtttttattgattttgtggtTTTGTGGAGAAGAAGGTATAGAAAGATTATGGGAAGAACTATGCATAGAAAAAGTGACATAGTGAATGAGGTAGTGATGAATGTAACGTAGCGCACCAGGTGTATTTGTACTAGAATGTTTATTTGTGTTCGCATAGGactgacaattttttatacaacAAAAACATTTGATATGAACATACAAGAAGTTAATGGTTTGGGTCGTTATGAAGTCAATCGAATAAAAATTCGATGATTTCAAGTTGCATTTGGGTTAGACTTTATTAGGTTGGATCGATATGAGATTGATATGACAGCTCTAgtttcacatttttcattacGCAACATCTCATATAATATACTTTTGGAATGATCGTTTTGTGTTTAAAAGTGTATACTAAATTTAAAACGTGGAAGACCTATTATGATTGTCATATAATAATACGACATCTCAATTGCATTGATAACTGATTTCATGt
The nucleotide sequence above comes from Salvia hispanica cultivar TCC Black 2014 chromosome 5, UniMelb_Shisp_WGS_1.0, whole genome shotgun sequence. Encoded proteins:
- the LOC125187534 gene encoding 6,7,8-trihydroxycoumarin synthase-like: MSLFLCIVLPIIFLYLLLHKTTKSIKTKSPPGPPRLPFIGNLHQFLAAGNLPPYLTKLSKKHGPIIHLKLGSIPVVVVSSPKLAEQVLKTQDLSFCSRPKFLGQQKLSYGSMDIAFAPYGHYWREMRKITSVHLLSLKKIHTFRSIRDEEVSRMIAKISRICDGESEGVVNLSEMALSLGSNLICRIAFGRGYEYDESKQQRFGEILREAQAVMASLSVSDFYPSLSWVDRLNGYAEWVETTYKNLDEFYQELIDDHLDPNRKEKEKDMVDLLLQLKEEKSFTFDFNYKNIKALLMNIFVGATDTSAATTVWVMTALMKAPKIMKKLQEEIRNLEAKKGIIDEDDLPRLSYLKAVINETFRLHPPIPILMPRQAMQRCTLHGYQIEPKTVVYVNAWAVARDPDYWQHPDEFVPERFFSSSTNIDQKGQDFGFLPFGAGRRMCPGSPMGIKHVEVAVANLLYSFDWVMPKGSNLDEESHPGITMHKKKPLLLVPKRYSP